The following coding sequences lie in one Brevibacterium marinum genomic window:
- a CDS encoding ABC transporter ATP-binding protein, with protein sequence MTRILDVEHMVKGFSLSGGMRVHAVEDVTFHVDRAETLALVGESGCGKTTVANLAMRLQKPDSGTIRLLDTDITELRTRELRAHRRHLQMIFQDPFASLNPRKTVGKIVGDPMRLNRTASNSVIDSRVADLFELVGLSADDMRKYPHQFSGGQRQRICIARALTLNPSLIVADEAVSALDVSVRATVLNLMIELQQELELSYLFVSHDLAVVERIAHRVAVMYLGQIVEMGPRRQVFENPQHSYTQRLMDAAPIADPGQRRERVLIAGEIPSPVWPEDEGPQRVRLRDLGDDHLVAVE encoded by the coding sequence ATGACGAGAATTCTCGATGTCGAGCACATGGTGAAAGGGTTCTCCCTCTCGGGCGGGATGAGAGTGCATGCCGTCGAGGATGTGACTTTCCATGTCGACAGGGCAGAGACTCTCGCACTCGTCGGCGAGAGCGGATGCGGCAAGACCACGGTGGCGAACCTGGCCATGCGACTGCAGAAACCCGACAGCGGAACGATCAGACTGCTCGACACCGATATCACAGAGCTGAGAACTCGCGAGCTGCGAGCCCATCGCCGGCACCTGCAGATGATCTTCCAGGACCCGTTCGCCAGCCTCAACCCGCGCAAGACCGTGGGAAAGATCGTCGGCGATCCGATGCGACTCAATCGCACGGCCTCGAACAGCGTCATCGACAGCCGTGTTGCCGATCTGTTCGAGCTCGTGGGCTTGAGCGCTGACGACATGAGGAAGTATCCCCATCAGTTCTCCGGCGGACAGCGACAGCGCATCTGCATCGCCCGCGCGCTCACGCTCAACCCGAGCCTCATCGTCGCAGACGAGGCCGTATCTGCCCTCGACGTGTCCGTGCGCGCCACGGTACTCAATCTGATGATCGAACTGCAGCAGGAGCTCGAACTGTCGTATCTCTTCGTCAGCCATGACCTGGCCGTCGTCGAGAGGATCGCGCATCGGGTGGCCGTGATGTACCTGGGACAGATCGTCGAGATGGGCCCGAGGCGTCAGGTGTTCGAGAACCCGCAGCACTCATATACGCAGCGCCTCATGGACGCGGCTCCGATCGCGGATCCGGGGCAGAGACGCGAACGGGTCCTCATCGCCGGTGAGATCCCCAGTCCGGTCTGGCCCGAGGACGAGGGGCCTCAGCGGGTGAGGCTGCGCGACCTCGGCGACGATCATCTGGTCGCGGTCGAGTAG
- a CDS encoding ATP-binding cassette domain-containing protein encodes MNTATINSTATDEAERGPEPVGADESPILSVKNLSVKFQDNTAVDDVSFDVSPREVLAIVGESGSGKSVTSLAIMRLVELSSSGKVTDGQMRFTRAGGEVVDLRTAPEAKMRTIRGNDISMIFQEPLTSLNPVYSVGNQLAEVLRVHKGMSRREAKKGVIELMERVRIPEPERRARQYPHQMSGGMRQRVVIAMALACQPRILIADEPTTALDVTIQAQILALLRELKNDLDAGIIFITHDMGVVAEIADRVLVMRKSQAIETGQVGDIFARPRQPYTKNLLSAVPKLGAMNGTDSPALFHLDREEAS; translated from the coding sequence ATGAACACTGCAACGATCAATTCGACTGCCACCGACGAAGCCGAGCGAGGACCGGAGCCTGTGGGAGCCGACGAGTCCCCGATCCTGTCGGTGAAGAACCTGTCGGTGAAGTTCCAGGACAACACCGCTGTCGATGACGTCTCCTTCGACGTCAGCCCGAGAGAGGTCCTTGCGATCGTCGGGGAGTCCGGGTCGGGGAAGTCGGTGACCTCTTTGGCGATCATGCGCCTGGTCGAACTCTCATCCTCAGGCAAGGTCACCGACGGTCAGATGCGCTTCACTCGCGCAGGCGGAGAGGTCGTCGACCTGCGCACGGCCCCGGAGGCGAAGATGCGCACGATTCGGGGCAATGACATCTCGATGATCTTCCAGGAGCCGCTGACCTCGCTCAACCCGGTGTATTCGGTGGGCAATCAGCTCGCCGAGGTGCTGCGCGTGCACAAGGGGATGTCCCGCCGTGAGGCGAAGAAGGGCGTTATCGAACTCATGGAGAGGGTGCGCATCCCCGAACCCGAACGCCGTGCCAGACAGTACCCGCACCAGATGTCCGGTGGCATGCGGCAGCGAGTCGTCATCGCCATGGCTCTGGCCTGCCAGCCGCGGATCCTCATTGCCGACGAGCCCACCACGGCACTGGATGTGACGATCCAGGCGCAGATACTGGCACTGCTGCGAGAACTGAAGAACGACCTCGACGCCGGCATCATCTTCATCACCCACGACATGGGCGTCGTCGCCGAGATCGCCGATCGGGTCCTCGTCATGCGGAAATCGCAGGCGATCGAGACGGGCCAGGTCGGCGACATCTTCGCCCGCCCCAGACAGCCCTATACGAAGAATCTGCTCAGCGCGGTGCCGAAACTGGGGGCGATGAACGGCACCGACTCACCCGCACTGTTCCACCTCGATAGGGAAGAGGCCTCCTGA
- a CDS encoding ABC transporter permease: MTDTMSLSGAGQERAEPGRRKAPRERPTTAWTLFRRNRVALIGLSLLVAILLAITFGPMLYPNNPFEIVGIPMEAPEESSVLLGTDALGRDLFAELLYGGRATMLVGVVAAILSTAIGIMLGGLAGYHRGWADSVAVRITEFFQVLPPLLLAMVLVTLFTPSLMTITIAIGVVSWPATMRITRAEFLRIRELDYVKNDRAAGAGDFWIIMKTILPNALPPIVVMSTLVIGQAMLFEAGLSFLGLGDPNTMSWGLILGNNREQMLTAWWPVAFPGLAIFLAVLSVSLSGDGLNDALNPKGRER, encoded by the coding sequence ATGACCGACACCATGTCACTTTCGGGCGCCGGACAGGAGCGGGCCGAGCCAGGACGTAGGAAGGCCCCGAGAGAGCGCCCGACGACCGCGTGGACGCTGTTCCGCCGCAACCGGGTCGCCCTCATCGGACTGTCGCTGCTCGTGGCGATCCTGCTCGCCATCACCTTTGGCCCAATGCTCTATCCGAACAATCCCTTCGAGATCGTCGGCATCCCGATGGAGGCACCCGAAGAGTCCTCGGTGCTTCTGGGCACGGATGCCCTCGGCCGGGACCTATTCGCCGAGCTTCTCTACGGCGGGCGGGCGACGATGCTCGTCGGTGTGGTCGCGGCCATTCTGTCCACGGCGATCGGCATCATGCTCGGAGGACTGGCCGGGTACCACCGGGGCTGGGCCGACTCAGTGGCCGTGCGGATCACGGAGTTCTTCCAGGTGCTGCCGCCCCTGCTGCTGGCCATGGTGCTGGTCACCCTGTTCACTCCTAGCCTGATGACGATCACGATCGCCATCGGCGTCGTCAGCTGGCCCGCGACGATGCGCATCACCCGAGCCGAGTTCCTCCGCATCCGCGAGCTCGACTACGTGAAGAACGATCGTGCCGCCGGCGCCGGCGACTTCTGGATCATCATGAAGACGATCCTGCCGAACGCTCTACCGCCGATCGTCGTCATGTCGACCCTGGTCATCGGTCAGGCGATGCTCTTCGAGGCAGGACTGAGCTTTCTCGGCCTCGGCGACCCCAACACGATGAGCTGGGGCCTGATCCTCGGCAACAATCGCGAGCAGATGCTCACTGCCTGGTGGCCCGTGGCCTTCCCGGGATTGGCCATCTTCCTGGCCGTGCTCAGCGTCAGCCTCTCCGGCGACGGACTCAACGACGCCCTCAACCCCAAAGGTCGTGAACGATGA
- a CDS encoding ABC transporter permease translates to MSLTAPPKIKLKGRRSMALARIRSIASRIAQAVLLLLAVIIFNFVLIHLAPGDPATVIAGESGGTTPEQLESIREAYGLNDPLLVQLWHYLVKIAHFDLGYSFYFGQDVTALIGERLYPTVLLAGTGMLAGLVLGTLLGVVAAIKPKGLLSYVVTVIALVGFAAPVFWTSVLLLLALSITLPIFPVQGMNSIIVSPHTLPQMWDTVMHLVLPATALALIYVALYSRTARTSMLEVLDSDYIRTAWAKGLGGKVVIFKHALRNAVLPVVTLFGLHVGALLSSVVLIEVVFNWPGLGSLLLESILRRDTPVILGILLASSVLVIIANLVTDVAYRIIDPRIAISGGQQ, encoded by the coding sequence ATGTCACTGACAGCTCCACCGAAGATCAAGCTCAAAGGGCGCAGGAGCATGGCCCTGGCGAGGATCCGCTCGATCGCCTCACGCATCGCCCAGGCTGTCCTCCTCCTGCTCGCCGTCATCATCTTCAATTTCGTGCTCATACACCTCGCCCCCGGAGACCCGGCGACGGTCATCGCCGGTGAGTCGGGCGGCACCACCCCCGAGCAGCTCGAATCGATCAGGGAGGCCTACGGACTCAACGACCCGCTCCTCGTCCAGCTCTGGCACTACCTCGTCAAGATCGCACATTTCGACCTCGGTTACTCGTTCTACTTCGGTCAGGACGTCACAGCGCTCATCGGCGAGCGCCTGTATCCGACCGTTCTTCTCGCCGGGACCGGCATGCTCGCCGGGCTCGTCCTCGGCACGCTGCTCGGAGTCGTCGCCGCTATCAAGCCGAAGGGGCTGCTGAGCTACGTCGTCACGGTCATCGCGCTGGTCGGCTTCGCCGCACCGGTGTTCTGGACCTCGGTGCTGCTGCTCCTGGCGCTGTCGATCACCCTTCCGATCTTCCCCGTTCAGGGGATGAATTCGATCATCGTCTCTCCTCACACGCTCCCGCAGATGTGGGACACGGTGATGCATCTCGTCCTCCCGGCCACGGCCTTGGCACTCATCTACGTCGCGCTCTACAGTCGCACCGCGCGGACGAGCATGCTCGAGGTCCTCGACTCCGACTACATCCGCACAGCGTGGGCGAAGGGTCTCGGAGGCAAGGTCGTGATCTTCAAGCACGCGCTGCGCAATGCAGTGCTTCCCGTCGTCACGCTCTTCGGCCTCCACGTCGGCGCCCTGCTGTCGTCCGTCGTGCTCATCGAGGTCGTCTTCAACTGGCCTGGGCTCGGTTCGCTGCTGCTCGAGTCGATCCTCCGCAGGGACACTCCCGTGATCCTCGGGATCCTCTTGGCCAGTTCCGTACTCGTCATCATCGCCAATCTGGTCACCGATGTGGCCTACCGCATCATCGATCCGCGGATCGCCATCTCAGGAGGGCAGCAATGA
- a CDS encoding ABC transporter substrate-binding protein, producing the protein MKFTRRKNDADRPRPPKRQTVRLLTPVIAIAAALGLVLSGCAAPSALVGSSDDTLIFGTGSVPRVLNPAVQSGLATATPGAQLFASPVRLNSDMEPEPYLAKSWDESKDGKTVTLHLADDAKFHDGRPVTSEDVAFSLGVVKREHPFGANLFGPVTSVDTPDDQTVVINMSRRHPALMTAMSPPFLPVMPKHVYGTDDSVVDHPQNAHDVVGSGPYKLSSNLEGKRIVLDKVDDFFMPNQEAPQQVLIEIISDENTLALATEKGEIDMMLSNTPSILSRMEAVDGVTVADEGYEGLGALTWLGFNVKSDNVSDKRVRQAIAYAIDRDYLVNKLHRGQIEPATSPIANGSPYFDDSLPRYDRDLDKAADLLDDAGYPVDEQGNRFTVQLDYDPLSAEMSSSIAETIKANLKDVGITVRIRSSADEPTWGNRVANYDYDMTLDNVWNWGDPAVGVERTYLCDNIKKGVLWANMSQYCNEDVDRLFKKAAAAPDEKTRTADYAKVQKILTDELPVLPLENQQYRNIYSDSVKNASNGPFGIMSPLLDTSMEG; encoded by the coding sequence ATGAAGTTCACCCGCAGAAAGAACGACGCGGACCGTCCGCGACCGCCCAAGCGGCAGACGGTCCGCCTGCTCACCCCGGTCATCGCGATCGCAGCTGCACTGGGTCTGGTGCTCAGCGGATGCGCGGCACCGTCCGCGCTCGTCGGCAGCAGCGATGACACACTCATCTTCGGCACGGGTTCGGTCCCTCGCGTGCTCAATCCTGCGGTCCAGTCAGGGCTCGCGACGGCGACGCCAGGCGCACAGCTCTTCGCCAGCCCGGTCCGTCTCAACAGCGATATGGAACCGGAACCCTACCTTGCGAAGTCATGGGACGAGTCGAAGGACGGGAAGACAGTGACCCTTCACCTCGCCGATGATGCGAAGTTCCACGACGGCCGACCCGTCACTTCCGAGGACGTGGCGTTCTCACTCGGAGTCGTGAAGCGGGAGCATCCGTTCGGAGCCAATCTCTTCGGCCCTGTCACCAGCGTCGACACGCCCGATGACCAGACCGTGGTGATCAATATGTCCCGCAGGCATCCGGCACTCATGACCGCGATGAGTCCGCCGTTCCTGCCAGTCATGCCCAAACACGTCTACGGCACCGACGACTCCGTGGTCGACCATCCGCAGAATGCGCACGACGTCGTCGGTTCGGGGCCGTACAAACTGAGCAGCAATCTTGAAGGAAAGCGGATCGTGCTCGACAAGGTCGATGACTTCTTCATGCCCAACCAGGAGGCACCGCAGCAGGTGCTCATCGAGATCATCTCGGATGAGAACACCCTGGCTCTGGCCACGGAGAAGGGCGAGATCGACATGATGCTCTCGAACACTCCGTCGATCCTCTCGCGTATGGAAGCCGTCGACGGAGTCACGGTCGCCGACGAGGGCTACGAAGGGCTGGGAGCCCTCACCTGGCTCGGATTCAACGTCAAGAGCGACAACGTCTCGGACAAGCGGGTGCGACAGGCGATCGCCTATGCGATCGATCGCGACTACCTCGTCAACAAGCTCCACCGCGGGCAGATCGAGCCGGCGACGAGCCCGATCGCCAACGGCAGCCCTTACTTCGACGATTCGCTGCCGCGCTACGACCGCGATCTCGACAAGGCCGCGGATCTGCTCGACGACGCCGGGTACCCGGTCGACGAGCAGGGCAACCGCTTCACCGTCCAACTCGACTATGATCCGCTCAGCGCCGAGATGTCGTCGAGCATCGCAGAGACCATCAAAGCCAACCTCAAGGATGTCGGCATCACCGTGCGGATCCGCAGCTCCGCCGACGAACCGACCTGGGGCAATCGAGTGGCGAACTACGACTACGACATGACCCTGGACAACGTCTGGAACTGGGGCGATCCAGCCGTCGGAGTCGAACGCACCTATCTCTGCGACAACATCAAGAAGGGCGTGCTCTGGGCGAACATGTCCCAGTACTGCAATGAGGACGTCGATCGACTCTTCAAGAAGGCGGCTGCTGCTCCCGACGAGAAGACGCGGACAGCCGATTATGCGAAGGTCCAGAAGATCCTCACCGATGAGCTGCCCGTGTTGCCGCTGGAGAACCAGCAGTACCGCAACATCTATTCGGACTCCGTGAAGAACGCCTCCAACGGCCCGTTCGGCATCATGTCGCCGCTGCTGGACACCTCGATGGAAGGTTGA